The genomic stretch AGAGACTGACTGCTGCTGGAAATTGATAGCAGGCGATTCGTTCTTTCTTCCTGTATAGTCTCAAATATTTAAAGATCACACTTAAACATTTTCTCTAATTTAGTTCATACTTTTGTCTTGAATCATTTCAGCATTTGATTCTAACAATCAAAGAATGTGAGGAATAAAATTTACTATTATCAGCAGTctgtaatttataaatttaaaacgaCATATCAACTTTAATAAAACAAGTCATTACTATTTCTCTTAAGTTTGTTTTATTAGCGTTGTTTCATACGTATAAACTCTTAATTCGCTTGAAATTTATCAGTATTTAAAAATGTCTCTCAAATTAAAACTACCATGATATGGATGTgacaaaaaacacaaaataatgtactattgttgttattattgaaatttaagaataaataaaatttaaatttgttaaCCATTACTTCTCTCTCTTAGCCGTTTCTCTTCTCACCGCTCTCTCTTAAGCAACAATATCAAATTGCGAGaatgaaaaacaaaatcaatcaaAACAACTTCAAAACGAGGGAAAATACAAGATAGGATCGAAGCATTCCGTGAGGTTTGATTTCAGTATGAGACTGCATTTGAAGGTTAGTAAATTTTTAACAATCCATGATATTGTTTTTATTCTTCGATTTGCATGACAATATAAAAATTTCCAATCATAAATTTGTGCGCTTTGATatgatttttgaaataaaattaagttTTTAATTAGAATGAATAGATTATCAAAACTATCTTGAATCCAAAGTTGATGTTGGAGGAAGATTGCAGGAGATACCCTATAAGCTAGCCATGTTTTTCTGTGTAAATTACGTAGACGTTCATCTTGGCAAAAAATGTTAAATGGACGTAAATTctcctatttttttaataaatttctatttttttccatGATTTCTGAATACATACACGTTCATGTATTCCGAAATTTTCACTTATAGCTGGTGGATTTATAATGAATTGACCCTATTAATGCTTGAAGTTGAAGAAAATGACATATTTCTGATTCCTTTGTAGAATGGAAAGGCTAGTTGTGAAACGTTTCAATGGTAACAACCATCATCTAACAGTTCTTTCTCCCCAAATCTTGTATGGAAACCATGAAACTTTCAACCCTTCCTTCATGCACAAATACCAATCAATGTCTCTCAATAGCTGTGGTGGTTTGCTATCTTTCGATGATTTCAATGGCAACATTGTTCTTTGCAACCTAACAACTCAAGAGCTGAAACACCTCCCCCCTTCCAACGTGCCCTGCCCTCCCGGGATAACCCGGACCATCTCCCACGGCAGTGGATTCGGGTATGACCTCAAATCCAAGGACTACAAAGTCATAACCTACATGCTCCATTATTGGGAGGACGAGGAAGGCCACTACCTCGATGACACGACAAAAGTCGAGTTATACTCGCTTGGAAGCAATTCATGGAAGGAGATCCAGAGCCCTCATTCCATGATTTGCCCCAAGTCGGGCTCAGCATTTGTCAACGGGAGTTACTACCGGATGGCGTGCCTTGACTCGGGTGTCGTGGTTGAGTCATTTGATTTTTCTAGCGAGATGTTCTCGTTCTTCCCCTTGCCACCAAACATTGAGGGGTCGGACTGTGCCTTTCACCTTGTCAAGTTTGATGACTCGTCGTTGGGGGCTGTTGGGTACGAGAGGTCGGGCTCTACTAAGGCGTTCGAGCTTTGGGTGTGGAGAGAGGGGAAGTGGGGAAGAGTGTATGGTGTTGCTAACCTTTATCATGTGGAGAGGCCTTTGGGGTTGAGGAATGGAAGGTTGCTTTTTCTTGAAAGGAAAATGAGTGATCACTTAAGTCATTTGGTGGTTTATGATTGGATTACTAAAGAGTTGAAGAAACTTGAGATATATGACTATCCGGGTTATATGAGTATTAGTTCTTATGTTGAGAGTAGATTTGCATTACCGGATTCAAAGCCAATCAATTAATGTGTAAGAATTTTTACCTAGCTCATTTTCATTCTCGATATTACTTCTCTTATGATTTATTGCACAATTTTGGTTTTTGATGATCATCTTACAAATTCATTATTGCAGAGGAAGCTCGTTTTAGGTCTCGCGGACATTGGTGGGCACACATGTTGGGAGGGGCTCGTTTTAGGTCTCGCGGACATTGGCGGGCACACATGTTGGGAGGGGCTCGAGCCCCTACTAACTCTTTTTTAACCACTCTTTCTATAGGATTATTAGAattttatgataattttttatgTAGAAAGCTTTATCTATCAATCTACTTGCTCagaaaatattatattgtgcaagacaatttaaaaacaaaagatTTTTTTGTATAAACTGGTAAAGGGCAAGGTTATTATATGCTTTAGAGCTTAGTCCTTTTTGGATCGGAGCTAAAGCATGTAAAAATTTGTCATAAGCAGTGAGTTATGATATCATGTCAAAATGAGTAAATCAGAGGAGATTGTTGTCCAAATTTGTACtaataaaaatgacaaaatttttAGCAATATCATATGGGACAAGAATCAGAGTCTCAAAATAACATATGCGATCTCAACGACATTTCTGACAGTATGTTGTTTGTGTTCACAAATTTGAGTTGTTTTAAAATCTGTAActctaaattttattaataggAGTACCGTACCCTATAGATATATGCCAAGCtgtgaatatttaaatattactccatttgaTCCCCACATCAAAATGGTACACAAACCAAAATATTCATTCATCCAAAGCTTAGTCATGATCATAAGTCATAACAAACTCTAAGCCACTACTAAAGTTACAAATCTATTCAACAATTGCAAGCCAAATCCATTCCAAGATAGTAAAACACCACAAAAATCCCATACAATCTATATCTCTTATTATTCAAGCTACCAACACCCACTACTCAATGTAATTAATTTTCCAATACAATACCATTCAATCATGCTTTTGTACCACCACCAAACAAGCCCTTCTCCAAAACCCAATCTTGCATCATAATTTGAGAATTCAAAGGCTGATCAGTAGGCACAAGATGGCCAGCATTCAACACCACCACATTGCTGAACCTCTCCCACCTCTGCACATACCCCGCCAGCATCCCACCCACCCTCCACACCTCCCTCTCCGCCCCCATATACCCCCCAATCCCCTCCCACCTCATCTCCCTCACCCACGCCGCCGTCGACGTCGGCCCGTCCCTCAAATCCGTCTGCCCCTGATACAGAAGCACCCTCGTCCTCCTCACCAGCCACTCCACCATCGGCCTAACACTCTTCATTATGTCCTCGTGCATCGCCTCCGCCACCGCGGTGCTACATTTGGAGAAAGTGATGTTGCCCGGGACATGTAGGGCCCGCTTCACACCCGCGTCGTTCAGGAAACTGACTACCACGTTATTCGGGTAGGG from Salvia splendens isolate huo1 chromosome 4, SspV2, whole genome shotgun sequence encodes the following:
- the LOC121801094 gene encoding F-box protein CPR1-like, encoding MERLVVKRFNGNNHHLTVLSPQILYGNHETFNPSFMHKYQSMSLNSCGGLLSFDDFNGNIVLCNLTTQELKHLPPSNVPCPPGITRTISHGSGFGYDLKSKDYKVITYMLHYWEDEEGHYLDDTTKVELYSLGSNSWKEIQSPHSMICPKSGSAFVNGSYYRMACLDSGVVVESFDFSSEMFSFFPLPPNIEGSDCAFHLVKFDDSSLGAVGYERSGSTKAFELWVWREGKWGRVYGVANLYHVERPLGLRNGRLLFLERKMSDHLSHLVVYDWITKELKKLEIYDYPGYMSISSYVESRFALPDSKPIN